A section of the Streptomyces sp. NBC_01363 genome encodes:
- a CDS encoding glycosyl hydrolase family 18 protein: MFEHMTSRRRTATALVAVLGLLLALLSLQAAPAHAAGKLTATFTSADNGSWWKGTYVLHNDTDTAVTGWNLEFDLPAGVAIDASYNGTVTTRGSHITAVNAHYNGTVAAHGTSEPYSFWFVATGPIAAPTGCRINGDKCDGSADAPPGAPGGLKQTDVTARTASLSWTAATAGDFPVASYDILAGGKVVGSATATTSATVTGLTPATAYSFTVRAKDTRGNTSAESAPLAVTTVDPATDTSPPTAPGSLHATATDSSSVTLVWTAATDNQRVAAYDIFRDGAPATTVPGTTTTATIGGLSPSTSYTFTVKARDAADNASPAGNALTVKTDDIVGAGNYAKVGYFVQWGIYGRQYFVKNLHDSGAADKLDIVNYAFANIDPNNLTCLNGVTKGTTADPEDPEQGTGAGDADADYGRPFSAAQSVDGVADDGWGKLRGNFNQLKKLKKLHPNLKIVVSLGGWTYSKYFSDVAATDASRKKFVSSCIDMYIKGNLPEYNGAGGPGTAAGIFDGFDVDWEWPGTGTGHPGNHYSPDDKGNLTLLLAEFRKQMDALGGGHRLLTAFTPADPQKIGDGWDLSKVFDSLDVANVQGYDFHGSGSDNSWEPNRTGHQANLHTDDQDPYDFHFSADTAIKAYTDAGVEPRKLTLGIPFYGRGWQNVADGGAAGEWQSAGGAAPGQFAEEAGTRGYSNLMGAYPTMTVHHDEQSVSTYGYTGSQWWSFDDTWSIGKKTDYVKSKGLLGVMVWEMSGDTSQGTLMNALDTGLK, translated from the coding sequence ATGTTCGAGCACATGACATCCAGACGGAGAACGGCGACCGCCCTCGTCGCCGTTCTCGGGCTGCTCCTCGCGCTGCTGTCCTTGCAGGCCGCACCCGCGCACGCGGCGGGCAAGCTGACGGCCACCTTCACCTCGGCCGACAACGGGTCGTGGTGGAAAGGGACTTACGTCCTGCACAACGACACCGACACCGCCGTGACCGGCTGGAACCTCGAATTCGATCTGCCGGCCGGGGTCGCGATCGACGCCTCCTACAACGGCACCGTCACCACCCGGGGCAGCCACATCACCGCGGTCAACGCCCACTACAACGGTACGGTCGCCGCGCACGGCACCAGCGAGCCGTACAGCTTCTGGTTCGTCGCGACCGGGCCGATCGCCGCGCCGACCGGCTGCCGGATCAACGGTGACAAGTGCGACGGCTCCGCGGACGCGCCCCCGGGTGCGCCCGGCGGGCTGAAGCAGACCGACGTCACCGCCCGCACCGCGTCGCTGTCCTGGACGGCGGCGACGGCCGGCGACTTCCCCGTGGCGTCCTACGACATCCTGGCCGGTGGCAAGGTGGTGGGCTCGGCCACCGCGACGACCTCCGCCACGGTCACCGGTCTCACCCCGGCCACCGCCTACTCCTTCACGGTCCGGGCCAAGGACACCCGGGGCAACACCTCCGCCGAGAGCGCGCCACTGGCCGTCACCACCGTCGACCCGGCCACCGACACCTCCCCGCCGACCGCGCCGGGCTCGCTGCACGCCACTGCCACCGACTCCTCGTCCGTCACCCTGGTTTGGACCGCCGCGACGGACAACCAGCGCGTCGCCGCCTACGACATCTTCCGGGACGGGGCACCGGCCACCACGGTCCCGGGCACCACGACCACCGCCACCATCGGCGGGCTCTCGCCGTCGACCTCGTACACCTTCACCGTCAAGGCCCGTGACGCGGCGGACAATGCCTCCCCGGCCGGCAACGCGCTCACGGTCAAGACCGACGACATCGTCGGCGCGGGCAACTATGCGAAGGTCGGCTACTTCGTCCAGTGGGGCATCTACGGCCGCCAGTACTTCGTCAAGAACCTCCATGACTCGGGTGCCGCCGACAAGCTCGACATCGTCAACTACGCCTTCGCCAACATCGACCCCAACAACCTCACCTGCCTGAACGGTGTCACCAAGGGCACCACCGCCGACCCCGAGGACCCCGAGCAGGGCACCGGCGCCGGTGACGCCGACGCCGACTATGGACGTCCGTTCAGCGCCGCCCAGTCCGTCGACGGCGTCGCGGACGACGGCTGGGGCAAACTGCGCGGAAACTTCAACCAGTTGAAGAAGCTCAAGAAACTCCACCCGAACCTGAAGATCGTGGTCTCGCTCGGCGGCTGGACGTACTCCAAGTACTTCTCCGACGTGGCGGCCACCGACGCCTCCCGCAAGAAGTTCGTCTCCTCCTGCATCGACATGTACATCAAGGGCAACCTGCCCGAGTACAACGGCGCGGGCGGCCCCGGCACCGCCGCCGGGATCTTCGACGGCTTCGACGTCGACTGGGAATGGCCGGGCACGGGCACCGGGCACCCCGGCAACCACTACTCGCCCGACGACAAGGGCAATCTGACCCTGCTGCTCGCCGAGTTCCGCAAGCAGATGGACGCCCTCGGCGGCGGCCACCGCCTCCTCACCGCCTTCACCCCGGCCGACCCGCAGAAGATCGGCGACGGCTGGGACCTGAGCAAGGTCTTCGACTCCCTCGACGTGGCGAACGTCCAGGGCTACGACTTCCACGGTTCCGGCAGCGACAACTCCTGGGAGCCGAACCGCACCGGCCACCAGGCCAACCTCCATACGGACGACCAGGACCCCTACGACTTCCACTTCAGCGCCGACACCGCCATCAAGGCGTACACCGACGCGGGCGTCGAGCCCCGCAAGCTGACCCTCGGCATCCCGTTCTACGGCCGGGGCTGGCAGAACGTCGCCGACGGCGGAGCCGCCGGCGAGTGGCAGAGCGCGGGCGGCGCCGCTCCCGGCCAGTTCGCGGAGGAGGCCGGTACCCGCGGATACTCCAACCTCATGGGCGCCTACCCGACGATGACGGTCCATCACGACGAACAGTCGGTGTCGACGTACGGCTACACCGGCAGTCAGTGGTGGTCCTTCGACGACACCTGGTCCATCGGCAAGAAGACCGACTACGTGAAGTCCAAGGGGCTGCTGGGGGTGATGGTCTGGGAGATGTCCGGTGACACGTCACAGGGAACCTTGATGAACGCACTGGACACCGGCCTGAAGTAG